From the genome of Rhodobacteraceae bacterium Araon29, one region includes:
- a CDS encoding AMP-binding protein, which yields MADAMPEQHQIDGFWVNKDLSQTPHFVDGADTLCKLWTKRCHKLGQRTAHREKEYGIWKSHSWQEFYERAQQIGLGLRRLGLKRGEVVSILAEDSKEWIYADIGIQSVGGIASGVYTTDSARQLAYLVNDSDSRFLFVENDEQLDKYLSIADQMPGLSKVIVFDLDGLYDFEDDNVISLENLYQMGAEAAEENPAEFEDEIAKGSPEDTGLLIYTSGTTGDPKGVEISNANIMFAMSIGPHTLPVFDTDEQLCFLPLCHILERLLSVFLPVFAGSIVNFAESTETVFENIQEVSPTVFTAVPRVWEKMYSRISIMTEDATPFGRWAFKQAVKAGRKRLKAVENNKPVPFAYQFWDFVLLRNLRRLLGMDKLRRGGTGAAPISPDLLQWFRAIGVPIYEGYGMSETAGVMTINLAEAESLGSVGRAVPGAEVRIGDGGEIQYKGANCFKGYWKSPEKTKETFTSDGWLRSGDIGRLDNQGYLTITGRMKDIIITQGGKNITPAEIENRLKFSPYISDSVVIGDKRKYLSCLIMIDQENVEKFAQDHRVPFSDFASLCRTEPVIELIKGIIDEVNKNFARVEQIKNFRLIDTLLTAEDDELTATMKLKRSFVEQKYQSLIDEMY from the coding sequence ATGGCGGATGCAATGCCCGAACAACATCAAATTGACGGCTTTTGGGTTAACAAAGACTTAAGCCAAACGCCGCATTTTGTTGATGGGGCAGACACCTTATGCAAGCTGTGGACTAAACGCTGTCATAAATTGGGCCAACGGACGGCGCATCGCGAAAAAGAATACGGCATTTGGAAATCCCATAGTTGGCAAGAGTTTTATGAACGCGCGCAGCAAATTGGCCTTGGTTTGCGCAGACTGGGGCTTAAACGCGGAGAAGTGGTTTCGATCCTCGCCGAAGACAGCAAAGAATGGATATATGCCGATATTGGCATCCAATCCGTTGGCGGCATTGCCAGCGGCGTTTATACCACAGACAGCGCACGCCAACTGGCTTATTTGGTGAATGACAGCGACAGTCGCTTTTTGTTTGTGGAAAATGACGAGCAGTTGGACAAGTATCTGTCAATTGCAGATCAAATGCCGGGACTTTCCAAAGTGATCGTTTTTGATCTCGATGGGCTATATGATTTTGAAGACGATAATGTGATCTCATTAGAGAACCTTTATCAAATGGGCGCAGAAGCAGCAGAGGAAAACCCAGCTGAATTCGAAGATGAAATTGCCAAAGGCTCACCCGAGGATACAGGTCTTTTAATTTACACCTCAGGCACCACAGGTGATCCAAAGGGGGTTGAGATAAGCAATGCGAACATCATGTTTGCGATGTCAATTGGCCCGCATACCTTGCCGGTTTTCGATACTGATGAACAGCTTTGCTTCTTACCATTATGCCATATCCTAGAGCGCCTTTTATCTGTGTTTCTGCCTGTTTTTGCAGGATCAATAGTGAATTTTGCCGAGAGCACAGAAACAGTTTTCGAAAATATTCAAGAAGTAAGCCCAACTGTTTTCACGGCAGTTCCGCGGGTGTGGGAAAAAATGTATTCTCGCATCTCAATTATGACCGAAGATGCGACGCCTTTTGGACGATGGGCATTTAAACAAGCGGTTAAAGCCGGTCGCAAACGATTAAAAGCTGTGGAAAACAATAAACCTGTGCCCTTCGCCTATCAGTTTTGGGATTTTGTGTTACTTCGAAATTTGCGCCGCCTTTTAGGCATGGATAAATTGCGTCGAGGCGGCACCGGCGCTGCGCCTATCTCGCCAGACCTCTTGCAGTGGTTTCGTGCCATTGGTGTGCCCATTTATGAAGGCTACGGGATGAGCGAAACTGCTGGCGTGATGACGATCAATTTGGCTGAAGCGGAAAGTTTAGGCAGCGTGGGACGCGCAGTCCCCGGAGCTGAGGTCCGTATAGGTGACGGGGGTGAAATCCAATATAAGGGTGCAAATTGTTTTAAGGGATATTGGAAAAGTCCAGAAAAAACCAAAGAAACCTTTACCAGTGATGGCTGGCTGCGCTCGGGCGATATTGGACGGTTGGACAACCAAGGATATTTAACAATCACCGGCCGTATGAAAGACATTATTATTACGCAGGGCGGTAAAAATATCACTCCGGCCGAGATCGAAAATCGACTTAAGTTTTCACCCTATATCAGTGATAGTGTGGTGATCGGCGACAAGCGTAAGTACCTGTCTTGTTTGATTATGATTGATCAAGAAAACGTTGAAAAATTTGCCCAAGATCACCGCGTTCCTTTTTCTGATTTTGCCTCGCTTTGCCGCACAGAACCGGTAATAGAATTGATCAAAGGTATCATCGACGAGGTGAACAAAAATTTTGCACGGGTTGAGCAAATCAAAAACTTTCGACTAATTGATACACTTTTAACGGCAGAGGATGATGAGTTAACAGCAACAATGAAGTTAAAAAGAAGCTTCGTAGAGCAAAAATACCAGTCCTTGATTGACGAGATGTATTAA
- a CDS encoding ABC transporter substrate-binding protein, with product MKTLFKSMAIVALTATTAISETQGVTDTEVLIGSNQDMSGPFAAFGAPAVQAAKLYFEEVNAAGGVHGRQIRLVVEDHAYQMPKAMSALNKLVNSDKVFAMLLSLGTPMNIASFPLLEAKKIANVSPLTAARQMIEPASNIKYAGTSSYHAQMLAAVPYLAEQTGAKTICSMYIPSDFGLEIAEGTHDAVKASGLTFGGETKHKPDELDFVGSISKLASQGCEVITVALGVRQAITAVATAKKMGLTDLKFVGSSASFHTAIAKVPGGVTEGFYAAAGWSDIVARMSHPDVAKWVASYQGATGEFPGSGALLGRSAAETLVRGLEAAGHDLTPESFQAGMESLSFEDTISDVQVDYSADDHQGADPVVISQIQDGNWKELVRK from the coding sequence ATGAAAACTCTATTTAAATCAATGGCAATCGTGGCACTTACAGCCACAACTGCCATTTCAGAAACCCAAGGTGTCACAGATACCGAGGTTTTAATCGGCTCGAACCAAGATATGTCAGGGCCTTTTGCAGCCTTTGGCGCACCGGCTGTTCAAGCGGCAAAATTATACTTTGAGGAAGTGAACGCTGCCGGCGGCGTGCACGGCCGTCAAATCCGTTTGGTGGTCGAAGATCACGCCTATCAAATGCCTAAGGCAATGTCTGCGCTGAACAAACTGGTGAATTCAGACAAAGTGTTTGCAATGCTCCTGAGCCTTGGAACCCCGATGAACATTGCGTCGTTCCCACTCTTAGAGGCCAAAAAAATCGCAAATGTGTCACCTTTGACCGCTGCGCGTCAAATGATTGAGCCAGCATCAAACATCAAATACGCTGGGACATCATCGTATCACGCCCAAATGCTCGCTGCGGTGCCTTATCTGGCGGAACAGACTGGCGCTAAAACAATCTGTTCGATGTATATTCCATCCGACTTCGGTCTGGAAATTGCCGAAGGAACACATGATGCGGTAAAAGCCAGCGGCCTTACCTTTGGTGGTGAAACCAAGCACAAGCCGGATGAGTTGGATTTCGTTGGCTCAATATCAAAACTCGCCAGCCAGGGATGTGAAGTGATCACCGTGGCTCTAGGAGTGCGCCAGGCTATCACAGCCGTGGCAACAGCTAAAAAGATGGGGCTAACTGATCTAAAATTCGTGGGATCTTCTGCCTCTTTCCACACAGCTATTGCAAAAGTTCCTGGCGGCGTGACCGAAGGCTTCTATGCAGCTGCTGGTTGGTCTGACATCGTGGCCAGAATGAGCCATCCAGATGTGGCCAAATGGGTGGCTTCCTATCAGGGCGCAACCGGTGAGTTCCCCGGCTCTGGCGCGCTTTTAGGACGCTCTGCAGCGGAGACGCTTGTTCGTGGACTTGAAGCAGCAGGGCATGATCTCACCCCAGAAAGCTTTCAAGCGGGCATGGAGTCTTTGAGCTTTGAAGATACAATTTCAGACGTTCAGGTGGACTATTCAGCCGACGATCATCAGGGCGCTGATCCAGTTGTGATCAGCCAAATCCAAGATGGCAACTGGAAAGAACTGGTTCGTAAATAA
- a CDS encoding 2Fe-2S iron-sulfur cluster binding domain-containing protein produces MNTVDNLIRRARMYSGLVIFLYVTVHLVNHSTGLISLEAMEGLRQRISAFNRHIIVTGILYAALLVHALLGFQHLLTRRSFKMSAKDWIQLVTSFILPLALLPHMLASSYAPRFKDAQANYKLVLEGTLEDGGIYFMGLFVIFVWVHGIIGITSMVKFHPVYQKYKNTFLVGSWLLPILAVLGAFTASKELATDIENNKIIMEQVYADSNIGKELEAELMQTSDMLMLNYLYVLLGVILFVFVVHQVRKAFRKIKITYPNGKEVRVTKGTSILEASREHRIGHVSMCGGRGRCSTCRVRVMSDVESLPPRNGIETTVAERLSLQDNVRLACQLRPTTSLEVRPLVNAPVESLTTEDRESLCGREEEIVVMFVDLRGFTAISEKLLPYDTVYLLNQYFKIAGEAIVRSGGRIDKFIGDGIMALFTDGSGVEENSKNALLAAGKLAEGLKELSNETTSDFGSDLNFGIGIHAGTSVVGAMGYGENITDTAIGDCVNVASRLEQLTKEEECQLIVTSDLYQRSGLAVKASYEKNVTVKGKTKAFKISAFKDASAIQI; encoded by the coding sequence TTGAATACTGTAGATAACCTCATACGCCGTGCGCGGATGTATAGCGGGCTTGTCATATTTTTGTATGTGACCGTGCACCTTGTAAACCACTCGACAGGCTTGATTAGTCTTGAGGCTATGGAAGGTCTTCGGCAACGCATCAGCGCGTTTAATAGACACATTATAGTGACTGGTATTTTGTACGCTGCATTACTTGTGCACGCGCTGTTAGGCTTTCAACATTTACTGACCCGGCGGTCTTTTAAAATGTCTGCAAAAGACTGGATACAATTGGTCACAAGCTTTATTTTGCCGCTTGCGTTGTTGCCGCATATGCTCGCCAGCAGCTACGCGCCAAGATTTAAAGATGCACAGGCGAACTATAAACTTGTTTTAGAAGGCACGCTTGAAGATGGCGGCATATATTTCATGGGTTTATTTGTGATTTTTGTCTGGGTGCATGGCATTATTGGCATTACATCAATGGTAAAATTTCATCCCGTTTACCAAAAATACAAAAACACATTTTTAGTGGGATCTTGGCTTTTACCAATTTTAGCCGTTCTGGGGGCATTTACTGCCAGTAAGGAATTGGCAACCGATATTGAGAACAACAAGATCATCATGGAACAAGTTTATGCCGACTCTAATATTGGAAAAGAACTAGAAGCCGAATTAATGCAAACGAGCGATATGCTCATGCTGAATTATCTTTATGTCTTGCTTGGAGTAATTCTCTTTGTTTTTGTGGTTCATCAGGTCAGAAAAGCGTTTCGCAAAATAAAAATCACCTATCCCAACGGCAAAGAAGTAAGGGTGACCAAAGGCACCTCCATTCTAGAGGCTAGCCGCGAGCATCGCATCGGGCATGTTTCCATGTGTGGCGGTCGGGGGCGATGCTCGACCTGCCGTGTGCGCGTGATGTCGGATGTAGAATCACTGCCACCTCGCAACGGGATTGAGACCACCGTGGCCGAGAGGCTTTCGTTGCAAGATAATGTAAGATTGGCCTGTCAGTTACGCCCTACAACTTCGTTAGAAGTGCGCCCATTGGTCAATGCACCGGTTGAAAGCCTTACCACCGAAGACCGAGAGTCGCTCTGCGGACGAGAAGAAGAGATCGTAGTCATGTTTGTCGACCTACGTGGCTTCACAGCGATTTCAGAAAAGCTTTTGCCCTATGATACTGTTTATCTGCTCAATCAGTATTTCAAGATTGCAGGCGAAGCGATCGTGCGATCGGGTGGGAGAATTGATAAGTTCATTGGTGACGGTATCATGGCTTTGTTCACCGATGGCAGTGGGGTTGAAGAAAATTCCAAAAATGCACTTCTTGCAGCTGGGAAGCTTGCGGAGGGTTTGAAAGAGCTGAGCAACGAAACCACAAGCGATTTTGGTTCAGATTTAAATTTTGGTATCGGCATCCACGCAGGCACATCTGTTGTTGGCGCTATGGGATATGGTGAAAATATCACCGATACAGCCATTGGCGACTGCGTTAATGTTGCCAGCCGGTTGGAACAGCTGACCAAAGAAGAAGAGTGTCAGTTGATCGTCACTTCCGATTTATATCAAAGATCAGGGCTTGCTGTAAAAGCATCTTACGAGAAAAATGTAACTGTAAAGGGCAAAACAAAAGCATTTAAAATATCGGCATTTAAAGACGCGTCAGCTATTCAAATCTAA
- a CDS encoding DedA family protein codes for MIRSLYNWTMALADHPRALWALALVAFAESSFFPIPPDVLLIPMIIAAPHRAWLYAGVALIASVLGGLLGYALGALAFEQIAHPILISLGKADAVAEYAQRFNDVGVWTILTAGVTPLPFKVITIMSGATAMPLGLFIVTACIARGLRFFAVALLLKIYGAAIRTFIERYLGWMFLLFILLFIGGIYGTRFL; via the coding sequence ATGATTAGATCGCTTTACAACTGGACAATGGCGCTTGCCGACCACCCACGTGCCCTTTGGGCGTTGGCACTGGTGGCCTTTGCAGAAAGCTCATTTTTTCCGATCCCACCTGATGTTCTGCTGATCCCGATGATCATTGCAGCACCTCACCGAGCGTGGCTTTATGCTGGTGTGGCGCTTATTGCCTCGGTTTTAGGGGGCCTTTTGGGCTATGCGCTTGGCGCGCTGGCTTTTGAGCAAATTGCTCATCCAATTTTGATATCCCTCGGCAAAGCCGATGCGGTTGCTGAATATGCGCAACGCTTTAACGATGTTGGGGTCTGGACGATCCTCACGGCCGGCGTAACTCCTTTACCGTTCAAAGTAATCACAATAATGTCAGGTGCAACGGCAATGCCGTTGGGTTTATTTATAGTAACAGCCTGTATTGCACGCGGGCTTAGGTTTTTTGCGGTTGCGCTTTTGCTTAAAATTTACGGGGCAGCAATTCGAACCTTTATAGAGCGTTATCTGGGATGGATGTTTTTGCTGTTTATCCTACTCTTTATAGGGGGGATTTATGGAACGAGGTTCTTATGA
- a CDS encoding disulfide bond formation protein B, with protein MTPKQLGLTAGLGSAALLIGAFGFEYLGGLAPCKMCLWQRYPHIAAVVICLVFYAFQNRAVAAFGATACLTTAGIGFFHAGVEQGWWEGPKSCTSGAIEGLSTDDLINQIMAAPMVRCDDIPWALWGVSMAGWNTILSFALMSLWLMALRRL; from the coding sequence ATGACACCAAAGCAACTTGGGCTTACTGCTGGATTAGGGTCTGCCGCACTTTTAATAGGCGCGTTTGGCTTTGAATATTTGGGCGGGCTTGCCCCTTGCAAAATGTGCCTTTGGCAAAGATACCCCCACATAGCGGCGGTTGTGATCTGCTTGGTCTTTTATGCTTTTCAAAACCGGGCGGTGGCTGCATTTGGCGCTACAGCCTGTCTTACAACAGCAGGAATAGGTTTTTTCCATGCTGGAGTTGAGCAAGGGTGGTGGGAAGGACCAAAAAGTTGCACCAGTGGCGCCATAGAAGGGCTGAGTACAGATGATCTAATCAATCAAATCATGGCCGCCCCAATGGTGCGCTGTGATGATATACCTTGGGCGCTTTGGGGCGTATCAATGGCGGGTTGGAATACTATTTTATCATTTGCTCTTATGAGCCTGTGGCTGATGGCTCTGCGGCGCCTCTAG
- a CDS encoding AsnC family transcriptional regulator, which yields MPSQLDQKLISALRHDARASLSNLAILLGVSRTTVRARIDRLQKSGEILGFSVVLKDDTKVDPVRGYMMINVEGRGTERVIRLLHGLPQVRAVHATNGQWDLIAEIGTDSLDELDEILTQIRRFEGVAKSETNLLLSTKKAG from the coding sequence ATGCCAAGTCAATTAGATCAAAAGCTCATTTCAGCATTACGGCATGATGCGCGGGCCTCTTTATCGAATTTAGCAATTTTGCTTGGAGTGTCGCGCACGACCGTTCGGGCGCGTATTGATCGATTGCAGAAGTCAGGTGAAATTTTAGGCTTCTCGGTGGTTTTGAAGGATGACACCAAAGTCGATCCTGTTCGCGGATATATGATGATTAATGTCGAAGGGCGCGGTACAGAACGGGTCATCCGTTTGCTACATGGTCTGCCTCAAGTGCGCGCAGTGCATGCCACAAACGGGCAATGGGATTTAATTGCTGAAATTGGTACCGATTCTCTTGATGAGTTGGATGAAATTCTAACCCAGATTCGGCGTTTTGAAGGGGTGGCCAAAAGTGAAACAAATCTTTTGCTAAGCACAAAAAAGGCAGGCTAG